A genomic window from Paramormyrops kingsleyae isolate MSU_618 chromosome 23, PKINGS_0.4, whole genome shotgun sequence includes:
- the kat2b gene encoding histone acetyltransferase KAT2B, producing MSESTGTQQGSPAVGAAGSTPAAPGAGGTECSGATAGSDSIAVKKAQLCSSPRPKKLEKLGVYSSCKAEGACKCNGWKSQNPPPTPPSTEQQSAAVNLTEPCRSCTHALADHVTHLENVSEEEMNRLLGIVLDVEYLYNCVHREEDPHTKQVYFSLFKLLRKCILQMDKPVMKGALESPPFEKPSIEQGVNNFVQYKFSHLPSKERQTIIELAKMFLNQINYLPLESPSQRRQRPPGDDAAGYKVNYTRWLCYCKVPQFCDSLPRYETTQVFGRTLLRSVFTAMRKQLLEQARQEKDKLPPEKRTLILTHFPKFLSMLEEEVYSHNSPIWSEEFLEGTSGSQMPMHTVISAPPRPLPYSTSPLTVDHLNCGSVSPVRKPVQFFEPSRGEKRKPTDSLMHDEAKRPKVMGDIPLDLINEVMSTITDSSSMLGPETSLLSAHSARDEAARLEERRGVIEFHVIGNSLNQKPNKKVMMWLVGLQNVFSHQLPRMPKEYITRLVFDPKHKTLSLIKDGRVIGGICFRMFPSQGFTEIVFCAVTSNEQVKGYGTHLMNHLKEYHIKHEILNFLTYADEYAIGYFKKQGFSKDIKVPKAKYVGYIKDYEGATLMGCELNPSIPYTEFSVIIKKQKEIIKKLIERKQAQIRKVYPGLSCFKEGVRQIPIESIPGIRETGWKPTGKGKEVKDPDQLYGTLKNILQHVKNHQNAWPFMEPVKKTEAPGYYQVIRFPMDLKTMSERLKSRYYTTKKLFMADMQRIFTNCREYNPPESEYYKCANLLEKFFYNKIKEAGLIEK from the exons ATGTCCGAGAGCACCGGCACGCAGCAGGGCTCTCCGGCGGTAGGAGCGGCGGGTTCGACCCCTGCGGCTCCCGGAGCTGGAGGAACGGAGTGCTCCGGTGCAACTGCTGGATCTGATAGTATTGCCGTGAAAAAGGCGCAGCTCTGCTCCTCTCCGCGTCCGAAGAAACTAGAGAAACTCGGCGTGTACTCCTCCTGCAAG GCTGAGGGAGCATGCAAGTGCAATGGCTGGAAGAGCCAGAATCCCCCACCTACACCCCCGAGCACAGAGCAGCAGTCTGCAGCCGTGAACCTGACAGAGCCTTGCCGCAGCTGTACTCATGCACTAG CTGACCATGTGACTCACTTGGAGAACGTGTCAGAGGAGGAGATGAACCGGCTGCTGGGGATCGTATTGGATGTGGAGTACCTCTACAACTGTGTGCACAGGGAGGAAGACCCACACACTAAACAAGTGTACTTCTCTCTCTTCAAA CTCCTGAGAAAGTGCATTTTGCAGATGGATAAGCCAGTGATGAAAGGAGCCTTGGAGAGCCCCCCTTTCGAAAAACCCAGCATTGAACAG GGGGTAAATAACTTTGTCCAGTACAAGTTCAGCCACCTCCCCAGCAAGGAGAGGCAGACCATCATAGAACTGGCAAAGATGTTCCTCAACCAGATCAACTACTTACCGCTAGAGTCGCCGTCGCAGAGGAGACAGCGGCCGCCAGGCGACGACGCTGCCGGTTACAAGGTCAACTACACCAG GTGGCTGTGCTACTGCAAAGTGCCGCAGTTCTGCGACAGCCTGCCGCGGTACGAGACGACGCAGGTGTTCGGCCGGACGCTGCTGCGCTCGGTGTTCACCGCCATGCGCAAGCAGCTGCTGGAGCAGGCAAGGCAGGAGAAGGACAAGCTGCCCCCAGAGAAGCGCACACTCATCCTCACGCACTTCCCCAA GTTCCTGTCCATGCTAGAAGAAGAGGTGTACAGCCACAACTCCCCCATCTGGAGCGAGGAGTTTCTTGAGGGAACATCAGGTAGTCAGATGCCCATGCACACAG TGATCAGCGCGCCTCCCAGACCACTCCCCTATAGCACAAGCCCACTGACTGTGGATCATCTGAACTGCGGGAGTGTCAGTCCAGTCCGCAAACCCGTGCAATTTTTTGAGCCCAGCCGAG GAGAGAAACGGAAGCCGACAGATTCCCTCATGCACGACGAGGCCAAGAGGCCGAAAGTGATGGGCGACATTCCGCTTGACCTGATTAATGAGGTCATGTCCACCATCACAGACTCTTCCTCCATGCTTGGACCGGAG ACCAGCTTGCTGTCGGCCCACTCGGCGCGAGACGAGGCTGCCCGACTCGAGGAGCGCCGCGGTGTGATCGAGTTCCACGTCATTGGGAACTCGCTCAACCAGAAGCCCAACAAGAAGGTCATGATGTGGCTGGTGGGCTTACAGAACGTCTTCTCCCACCAGCTGCCCCGCATGCCCAAAGAGTACATCACCAGGCTGGTGTTCGACCC GAAACACAAGACGCTATCGCTCATCAAAGATGGCAGAGTGATTGGGGGCATCTGCTTCCGGATGTTTCCGTCCCAGGGGTTCACTGAGATCGTCTTCTGCGCGGTCACCTCCAACGAACAGGTCAAG GGTTACGGCACTCATCTGATGAACCACCTGAAGGAATATCACATCAAACACGAGATCCTCAATTTCCTCACCTACGCAGACGAGTACGCTATCGGCTACTTCAAGAAGCAG GGCTTCTCTAAAGACATCAAAGTGCCCAAAGCAAAGTATGTGGGTTATATCAAGGACTACGAGGGGGCCACTCTGATGGGGTGTGAGCTCAACCCCAGCATCCCTTACACGGAGTTCTCTGTCATCATCAAGAAGCAGAAGGAG ATCATCAAGAAGCTGATTGAGCGCAAGCAGGCACAGATCCGAAAGGTGTACCCTGGGCTTTCCTGTTTTAAGGAGGGCGTCCGGCAGATTCCGATAGAGAGCATTCCTGGAATAC GTGAAACCGGCTGGAAGCCCACGGGAAAAGG GAAGGAAGTGAAGGACCCAGATCAGCTGTACGGCACTTTGAAGAACATTCTGCAGCATGTGAAG AACCACCAGAATGCCTGGCCTTTCATGGAACCAGTCAAGAAAACAGAGGCTCCAGGGTACTACCAGGTGATCCGCTTCCCCATGG ACCTGAAGACCATGAGTGAGCGTCTGAAGAGCAGATACTACACTACGAAGAAGCTGTTCATGGCAGACATGCAGCGCATCTTCACCAACTGCCGCGAGTACAACCCGCCAGAGAGCGAATACTACAAGTGCGCCAACCTTCTGGAGAAGTTCTTCTACAACAAGATCAAAGAGGCAGGCCTGATTGAGAAGTAA
- the rab5aa gene encoding RAB5A, member RAS oncogene family, a, whose product MASRGGATRPNGPNAGNKICQFKLVLLGESAVGKSSLVLRFVKGQFHEFQESTIGAAFLTQTVCLDDTTVKFEIWDTAGQERYHSLAPMYYRGAQAAIVVYDITNEESFARAKNWVKELQRQASPNIVIALSGNKADLANKRAVDFQDAQSYADDNSLLFMETSAKTSMNVNEIFMAIAKRLPKNEPQAAGANSGRNRGVDLTETAQPSKAACCSN is encoded by the exons ATGGCAAGTCGTGGGGGAGCTACCAGGCCCAACGGACCAAACGCTGGCAACAAGATCTGCCAGTTCAAGCTCGTGCTGTTGGGCGAATCGGCAGTGGGGAAGTCGAGCCTCGTGTTGCGATTCGTCAAGGGCCAGTTCCATGAGTTCCAGGAGAGCACGATAGGAG CGGCCTTCTTGACCCAGACGGTGTGCCTGGATGATACAACGGTGAAGTTTGAGATCTGGGACACAGCCGGACAGGAGCGCTACCACAGCCTGGCCCCTATGTACTACAGAGGCGCGCAGGCAGCCATCGTGGTCTACGACATAACGAATGAG GAGTCTTTTGCCAGAGCGAAAAACTGGGTGAAAGAGCTTCAGAGACAAGCGAGCCCTAATATCGTAATAGCTTTGTCTGGCAACAAGGCTGACCTTGCGAACAAGAGGGCCGTGGACTTTCAG GATGCACAGTCATATGCTGATGACAACAGTTTGCTGTTCATGGAAACATCTGCGAAAACCTCGATGAACGTGAATGAAATATTCATGGCAATCG CAAAGAGGTTGCCCAAGAATGAACCGCAGGCGGCGGGGGCAAACAGCGGGCGGAACCGGGGGGTGGACTTGACTGAGACGGCTCAGCCCAGCAAGGCGGCCTGCTGCAGTAACTAA